The following coding sequences lie in one Candidatus Nitrospira allomarina genomic window:
- a CDS encoding S16 family serine protease gives MNAQSEQVGIVAEIQLEFLQRRDHKGLDLQFLSRPGKFSPYAQQSVKDALILVVEAAGLNPDSWTVKFILPYPGVTLYGESLSAMAALNVVALAKNEPVDEETVLTGTVTADGHVGTVGGVPLKILAAYEQRYRRVLIPEEPDVADDDWETPFLMEVTPVGSIKHAYLALTHRPLRSHLNDQSLAASLTH, from the coding sequence ATGAATGCACAATCCGAACAGGTTGGCATTGTTGCGGAAATTCAATTGGAATTTCTTCAGCGACGGGATCACAAGGGCTTGGATCTTCAATTTCTTTCCAGGCCAGGGAAGTTTTCACCGTATGCACAACAATCGGTCAAAGACGCTTTAATTCTGGTGGTTGAGGCAGCTGGGCTGAACCCTGATTCATGGACGGTCAAGTTTATTTTGCCCTATCCGGGAGTCACGTTGTACGGGGAAAGTTTATCGGCCATGGCGGCTCTGAATGTCGTTGCCCTTGCTAAAAATGAGCCTGTGGATGAGGAGACGGTTTTGACGGGTACCGTCACGGCCGATGGACATGTGGGAACTGTGGGAGGAGTCCCGTTAAAGATTTTGGCTGCGTATGAACAACGGTATCGACGAGTACTTATTCCAGAGGAACCGGACGTGGCGGATGATGATTGGGAAACCCCGTTTCTGATGGAAGTGACACCGGTGGGATCCATCAAACACGCCTATCTCGCCTTAACCCATCGGCCTCTTCGAAGCCATCTTAATGACCAGTCCCTTGCTGCCAGCCTAACCCACTAA
- a CDS encoding NAD(P)-dependent oxidoreductase, with translation MNTSSPAADPLILPSPVRIGWIGVGVMGAPMCEHLLRAGYALTVFTRTPSKAQVLLDQGARWAESPVAVAAGADVVCTMVGFPQDVRQIYLQPDGLLPQARPGQVFVDFTTSEPTLARELARVAASKSASALDAPVSGGDVGARDGKLSIMVGGDLMTFEAVRSILSVFGRTVVYQGQAGCGQHAKLCNQITIAGTMIGVCEALLYAHKAGLDGEILLRSISRGAAGCWTLDHLAPRILKRDFEAGFFVEHFIKDMGMALDEAKRMGLLLTGLSLVRKLYVAIQANGHGRSGTHALLLALEDLSPTFLPADTSPSALSK, from the coding sequence ATGAATACCTCTTCCCCTGCGGCCGATCCTTTGATTCTTCCTTCGCCTGTTCGAATCGGATGGATTGGTGTCGGAGTAATGGGCGCGCCAATGTGCGAACATCTCCTTCGTGCGGGGTATGCGTTGACGGTATTTACCCGCACCCCTTCTAAAGCGCAGGTGTTGTTGGATCAAGGCGCCCGGTGGGCAGAATCTCCGGTTGCCGTAGCTGCGGGAGCCGATGTGGTTTGTACAATGGTGGGTTTTCCTCAGGATGTTCGTCAGATTTATCTCCAACCAGATGGACTGCTGCCGCAGGCTCGCCCTGGTCAGGTTTTCGTGGATTTCACCACTTCTGAGCCGACGCTGGCTCGTGAATTAGCCAGGGTGGCCGCTTCAAAATCCGCATCGGCTCTGGATGCGCCGGTTTCTGGCGGTGACGTTGGGGCCAGAGATGGCAAGTTGTCCATTATGGTGGGTGGAGATTTAATGACATTTGAAGCGGTCAGGTCGATTTTGTCCGTGTTTGGCAGAACCGTAGTGTATCAAGGCCAAGCAGGATGCGGGCAGCATGCCAAACTCTGTAATCAAATAACGATTGCGGGCACGATGATCGGTGTGTGTGAAGCGTTATTGTATGCCCACAAAGCCGGGTTGGATGGTGAAATCTTGTTGCGTTCCATATCCAGAGGGGCTGCGGGATGCTGGACACTTGACCATCTGGCACCTCGGATATTGAAACGGGATTTTGAGGCCGGATTTTTTGTGGAACATTTTATTAAGGATATGGGTATGGCGTTAGATGAAGCCAAGCGAATGGGCTTACTTCTGACAGGGCTTTCACTGGTTCGAAAGCTCTATGTTGCGATTCAAGCCAATGGTCACGGGCGTTCCGGGACGCATGCGTTGTTGTTGGCGCTGGAAGATCTATCTCCGACTTTTTTACCTGCAGATACCTCTCCTTCCGCTTTGTCAAAGTAG
- a CDS encoding response regulator, with amino-acid sequence MITLPIHTVLLVDDNPDDCEIVKEAWDEIPIGQELRCVNDGTELLDYLYCRGPFSRRECAPRPSVILLDLNMPHMTGGEVLTEIKKDPSLASIPIVVLTTSKAPRDIGHTAGMGVNGYMQKPDSYSGYLRMFTNLKMHWAEILAQPLAGSGGDSSNNVAWC; translated from the coding sequence ATGATAACTCTGCCTATTCACACGGTCCTGCTTGTTGACGATAACCCTGATGACTGTGAAATCGTCAAAGAGGCATGGGACGAGATCCCGATAGGACAGGAATTGCGGTGCGTGAATGATGGCACCGAATTGCTGGATTATTTGTATTGCCGTGGTCCATTTTCGAGGAGAGAATGCGCGCCACGCCCCAGTGTGATCCTCTTGGATTTGAATATGCCTCACATGACCGGCGGGGAAGTTCTCACTGAAATCAAGAAGGATCCATCTTTAGCATCCATACCCATTGTGGTGTTGACTACGTCAAAAGCTCCAAGAGATATCGGTCATACCGCCGGGATGGGAGTGAATGGATACATGCAAAAACCCGATTCTTATAGCGGGTATCTCCGGATGTTTACTAATTTGAAAATGCATTGGGCGGAAATTCTTGCCCAACCATTGGCCGGAAGTGGCGGGGATTCCTCTAACAATGTTGCCTGGTGTTAA
- a CDS encoding agmatine deiminase family protein has translation MKRIAPRWRSIAARLRGNQSDAEQRLWGRIRDGQIKEWKFRRQHPIGGSVVDFCCLEGMLIIELEGEQHPEQKKADEECINYLTTLGFRVLRFCHDDVLTKTDDVVKEIVRVMERSEGFAPIPDLALSSRPNSSREKDTEVFSPGTFSFQEKNPHRESRAELGLRMPAEWERHEATWLGWPHNTKDWPGKMGAISWVYGEMVRRLSLGEFVRILVNDKDHELKARRVLDKVGVDMTRIQFFRVPTNRGWARDFGPIFVKRDQSDLQVAIARFRFTAWAKYPDWQLDDRIPVRLGRKLKIPVVPVERNGGGVVLEGGAIDVNGQGTLLTTEECVLDEQVQVRNPGFSRQEYEEVFGTHLGISQVLWLGQGIAGDDTHGHVDDVCRFVDPYTVVLCQESNPADENYRPLAENAERLEGMRVEDGRKLLVVPLPMPEPLYFEGRRLPASYANFYIGNAVVLVPTFNDPHDRVAVGIMSDLFPDRTVVGIHAVDLVWGFGTIHCLTQQQPASD, from the coding sequence TGGCGATCCATTGCGGCAAGGCTGCGTGGGAATCAATCGGATGCTGAACAACGGCTCTGGGGCCGGATTCGAGATGGTCAGATTAAGGAATGGAAGTTCAGGCGGCAACATCCAATCGGTGGGAGTGTTGTTGATTTCTGTTGTTTGGAAGGGATGCTGATTATTGAACTGGAAGGGGAACAACATCCAGAACAGAAAAAAGCTGATGAGGAGTGCATCAATTATTTGACGACGTTGGGTTTTCGGGTCCTTAGATTTTGCCATGATGATGTTCTAACGAAGACTGATGATGTGGTGAAGGAGATTGTGAGAGTCATGGAACGTTCTGAAGGCTTTGCCCCTATCCCTGACCTTGCCCTCTCCTCGAGGCCAAACTCTTCCAGGGAGAAGGACACGGAGGTTTTTTCGCCTGGTACTTTTTCCTTTCAAGAGAAAAATCCTCATAGAGAGAGTAGGGCTGAGTTAGGATTGAGAATGCCCGCAGAGTGGGAACGGCACGAGGCGACTTGGCTGGGATGGCCCCATAATACGAAAGATTGGCCTGGGAAAATGGGAGCGATCTCTTGGGTGTATGGGGAAATGGTCCGGAGGCTGTCTTTAGGAGAATTTGTTCGGATTCTCGTGAATGACAAAGACCATGAATTGAAAGCCAGACGGGTGTTGGACAAAGTTGGGGTCGATATGACCCGTATTCAATTTTTTCGTGTTCCGACCAATCGAGGGTGGGCGCGTGACTTTGGCCCCATTTTCGTAAAACGGGACCAGTCTGATCTTCAGGTGGCCATTGCCCGTTTTCGTTTTACAGCCTGGGCCAAGTATCCGGATTGGCAATTGGATGATCGTATTCCGGTTCGATTAGGCCGGAAACTTAAGATTCCCGTGGTCCCTGTTGAGCGAAATGGTGGAGGGGTGGTTCTGGAGGGTGGCGCCATCGATGTGAATGGCCAAGGAACGTTGTTGACCACGGAAGAATGTGTGTTGGATGAGCAGGTCCAGGTAAGGAATCCCGGGTTTTCCCGACAGGAATATGAGGAAGTGTTTGGCACACATTTAGGCATTTCCCAGGTTCTCTGGTTAGGACAAGGCATTGCCGGTGACGATACGCATGGGCATGTTGATGATGTATGCCGGTTTGTGGATCCCTATACGGTGGTGCTGTGTCAGGAATCCAATCCAGCCGATGAAAACTATCGGCCCTTGGCTGAAAATGCCGAGCGATTAGAGGGAATGCGGGTGGAAGACGGGAGAAAGTTACTGGTGGTTCCCTTGCCGATGCCTGAGCCGCTCTATTTTGAGGGACGACGGCTACCTGCCAGTTATGCCAATTTTTATATCGGGAATGCTGTCGTGTTGGTGCCGACCTTTAATGATCCCCACGATCGGGTGGCAGTGGGGATTATGTCTGACCTGTTTCCTGATCGAACTGTGGTAGGTATTCATGCCGTGGATCTGGTCTGGGGATTTGGGACCATTCATTGCTTGACGCAACAACAGCCAGCCTCTGATTAA
- a CDS encoding c-type cytochrome has protein sequence MLRRIKIFFIIILLLLVGSTLAALWVLPGTFSAKATPPEWEVKAARFIRHLATPSHFLKMSNPVPFSSENLAQARHHFADHCAICHANDGSGKTHMGPNFYPPVPDLRDPVIQSMADGELFYVIHYGIRFTGMPAWGKGLPEEDFDSWKLVHLVRHFPNITPEEIAEMKQYNPLTREEREQQEAIDQFLSGEDVFPQEHHH, from the coding sequence ATGTTGAGACGAATTAAAATCTTTTTTATTATCATTCTTCTCCTGTTGGTCGGGTCAACCCTGGCTGCGCTCTGGGTATTACCGGGGACATTCTCCGCCAAAGCCACGCCGCCTGAGTGGGAAGTGAAAGCCGCCAGATTTATCCGACATTTGGCAACTCCGAGCCACTTTCTCAAAATGTCAAACCCCGTCCCTTTTTCTTCTGAAAATCTTGCACAAGCCCGGCATCATTTTGCCGATCACTGCGCCATTTGCCACGCCAATGATGGAAGTGGAAAAACCCATATGGGTCCGAATTTCTATCCTCCTGTTCCTGACCTCAGGGACCCAGTGATTCAATCCATGGCTGATGGAGAATTGTTTTATGTCATCCATTACGGCATTCGATTTACCGGTATGCCGGCCTGGGGAAAAGGTCTGCCGGAAGAGGATTTCGATAGTTGGAAATTAGTTCACCTCGTTCGACATTTTCCCAATATCACTCCTGAAGAAATTGCGGAGATGAAACAATATAATCCTCTTACCCGGGAAGAACGCGAGCAACAAGAAGCCATTGATCAATTTTTATCAGGAGAAGATGTCTTTCCCCAAGAGCACCATCATTGA
- a CDS encoding 5' nucleotidase, NT5C type yields the protein MIRPCFAVDIDNVLGRAEPEVQRLFQELTGRLWPVGLYGSAGGLDASQLAPELLEEIFCRFHQESIPRLPLFPGAKQALTLIHRRYRVIIVTARRPYSRPQTLCWLERHGLPFDALYHTEEKTDIPETITAAIDDHPHHIQAYRALGRQVFVMDQPWNRAIPHADVIRVSGWDALVQWLHVRHLPSWPKHIPESPTGRQLFSVHLKVSSLTAAGVGTEFTQP from the coding sequence ATGATCCGACCATGTTTTGCGGTTGATATTGATAATGTCTTAGGCCGGGCGGAGCCTGAAGTTCAGCGTTTATTTCAGGAATTGACGGGAAGATTGTGGCCTGTGGGTCTGTATGGCAGTGCCGGTGGATTGGATGCTAGCCAGTTAGCGCCTGAGCTCCTTGAAGAGATTTTTTGCCGGTTCCACCAGGAGTCTATCCCACGGCTACCTTTGTTTCCTGGGGCAAAACAGGCCTTGACTCTCATCCATCGTCGCTATCGGGTTATCATTGTGACGGCCCGTCGTCCGTATTCACGACCTCAGACTCTTTGTTGGTTAGAAAGACATGGTCTTCCTTTTGATGCGTTGTACCATACTGAAGAAAAAACCGACATTCCCGAAACAATTACAGCCGCGATTGACGATCATCCTCACCATATTCAGGCCTATCGTGCCCTCGGTAGACAAGTCTTTGTCATGGATCAACCCTGGAATCGTGCAATTCCTCATGCTGATGTTATTCGGGTGAGTGGTTGGGATGCTCTAGTGCAGTGGTTGCATGTCCGACATCTTCCCAGTTGGCCCAAACATATCCCGGAGTCTCCTACTGGTCGGCAGTTGTTCTCAGTTCATCTCAAGGTTTCTTCCTTGACGGCGGCCGGTGTGGGAACGGAATTCACACAGCCGTAA
- a CDS encoding Slp family lipoprotein, translating into MTYSRAISLSPVFFPPKLVFLLFLTVFYATGCSTPYKSTLPPDLADQIDPQLLFPRIKEDPDSFKGKLIILGGQVLAAKRLKDSTQLTILQLPLIDEQEPTTELTQSQGRFIAEQEQFLDPATVPPGSRITLAGELSGSVQQSLDETIYTYPTLIIKHLKVWPAYPSDYARYGPYPQPLFYPYGFSYWGGYGRFYPYYPFGYW; encoded by the coding sequence ATGACTTACTCGCGCGCCATTAGTCTCTCACCTGTATTTTTTCCCCCTAAACTGGTTTTCCTTTTATTCCTCACCGTGTTTTATGCCACCGGATGCTCTACCCCCTACAAAAGCACCCTTCCTCCAGATCTGGCCGACCAAATCGACCCCCAATTACTGTTCCCACGCATCAAAGAGGACCCAGACAGCTTCAAAGGAAAACTAATCATACTTGGAGGGCAAGTCCTGGCGGCAAAACGATTAAAAGATTCAACACAACTCACGATCCTTCAATTACCCCTCATCGATGAACAGGAGCCTACAACCGAACTGACGCAATCCCAAGGACGATTTATTGCCGAACAGGAACAATTTCTAGATCCCGCCACAGTCCCTCCTGGAAGCCGGATCACCCTGGCTGGAGAACTATCCGGCTCTGTCCAACAAAGTCTCGATGAAACCATATATACCTATCCCACTCTTATCATTAAACATCTCAAAGTTTGGCCAGCATATCCATCTGACTACGCCCGATATGGCCCTTATCCTCAACCCTTGTTCTATCCCTATGGGTTTTCGTACTGGGGAGGTTATGGCCGGTTTTATCCCTATTACCCTTTTGGATATTGGTAA
- a CDS encoding TadE/TadG family type IV pilus assembly protein — protein MNSLIRFFRKLMSPCQSESGISAVEVGATMLVFLTALFAVAEMGWFFVHQNTLTSAVREGIRIGTVGATSVDGNGNALSRENSIKQAIQQSASAVMDIDPSDIFIFPVDADWTDPDDPAVVATASAGGAGAFMRVRVNFTHQFFTQLIGGLFGPGDSIVISSEGTYRNENFILGGGS, from the coding sequence ATGAACAGCTTGATCAGGTTTTTTCGGAAACTGATGTCTCCATGCCAGAGCGAATCGGGAATCTCGGCGGTGGAAGTGGGAGCGACCATGCTGGTGTTTCTCACCGCTCTCTTCGCCGTAGCAGAAATGGGTTGGTTTTTTGTGCACCAGAACACCCTCACGTCTGCAGTACGAGAGGGCATTCGTATTGGAACCGTGGGGGCGACTTCAGTCGATGGCAATGGGAATGCCTTATCCCGTGAAAATTCAATCAAACAAGCGATTCAACAAAGTGCCTCGGCAGTCATGGATATTGACCCTTCAGACATTTTCATTTTCCCCGTCGATGCCGATTGGACCGATCCTGATGATCCGGCAGTGGTGGCAACGGCAAGCGCCGGTGGTGCCGGAGCCTTTATGCGAGTCCGGGTAAATTTCACCCATCAATTTTTCACTCAATTGATTGGTGGGTTATTTGGACCAGGCGATTCCATCGTCATTTCATCCGAGGGGACCTACCGCAATGAAAATTTCATCTTAGGAGGCGGGTCATGA
- a CDS encoding HD-GYP domain-containing protein gives MAIKRIPTTSAQVGMYLCGIDRSWLKTPFLVHRFLIKSSSDIAKLEQAGIQEITIDTDRGLDVLQDSKPPHTHDDVSSTPNSPIPDSSRPPEAARLDHLSPSVKGKSLSGELTTMKMVRVYILEGIQDILHTLQKTGRLAMEQVHQITESVMAESLRHEEACIAMIRTRDFSPALFEHALAVSTLAVLLGRAVGLDNTALQHLASAGLLHDAGLLNIPQVLHRPINQLSDAELVLYHKHPHRGVEILSQQSSLSDEVDTLIREHHIALDGTGYPANSDPAKIQTSSRILRIVDEYDELLTGHHTGKPLPVRSALQSLYQQGKKGLLDGALVATFINLIGIYPTYALVELSTGERGIVTANSRDDLLQPTILLIQDAIHQPLPEPIPFNISVLSSHESRPEIVRVLAPEQVGIDLDSALENWMAL, from the coding sequence ATGGCCATCAAACGAATTCCAACAACTTCCGCTCAAGTGGGAATGTACCTTTGTGGAATCGACCGTTCATGGCTCAAGACACCATTCCTCGTGCACCGGTTTCTCATCAAATCTTCGAGCGATATTGCCAAATTAGAACAGGCTGGAATTCAAGAAATCACCATTGATACTGATCGTGGGCTTGATGTATTACAAGATTCTAAACCACCGCACACCCATGATGATGTCTCATCCACCCCGAATTCACCCATACCTGATTCCTCCCGCCCGCCCGAAGCCGCACGACTTGACCACCTTTCACCCTCTGTTAAGGGAAAATCCTTATCCGGTGAACTTACCACGATGAAAATGGTGAGGGTGTATATACTTGAAGGCATCCAGGATATCCTCCACACACTGCAAAAAACCGGACGGCTCGCCATGGAACAGGTTCATCAGATCACTGAATCCGTCATGGCCGAATCCCTCCGACATGAAGAAGCCTGTATCGCAATGATTCGGACCAGAGACTTTTCTCCCGCCTTATTCGAGCATGCACTTGCGGTCAGCACATTAGCCGTGTTATTGGGACGAGCTGTGGGGTTGGACAATACAGCGTTACAACACCTGGCAAGCGCGGGCCTTCTCCATGACGCTGGGCTCTTGAACATTCCACAAGTCCTTCACCGACCGATCAACCAGTTATCTGACGCAGAATTAGTCCTGTACCATAAACATCCCCATCGGGGAGTGGAGATACTGTCCCAACAGTCGAGTCTCTCGGACGAGGTTGATACGTTAATCCGGGAACATCATATTGCCCTGGATGGCACTGGATACCCTGCGAATAGTGATCCAGCCAAAATTCAAACATCCAGTCGAATCCTCCGTATTGTCGACGAATATGATGAACTATTAACCGGTCATCACACAGGGAAGCCCCTCCCGGTCAGAAGCGCCCTCCAATCGTTATATCAACAAGGCAAGAAAGGGCTTTTAGATGGCGCATTAGTGGCGACATTCATTAATCTTATTGGAATCTATCCCACCTATGCTCTGGTGGAATTGAGTACCGGAGAACGGGGAATCGTCACAGCGAACTCAAGAGATGATCTGCTGCAACCCACGATCCTCCTTATCCAGGACGCAATTCATCAACCCTTGCCTGAACCGATCCCGTTCAACATCTCTGTACTCTCCTCTCATGAATCACGGCCAGAAATTGTGCGGGTCCTTGCCCCCGAACAAGTCGGCATTGACCTTGATTCTGCCCTGGAAAATTGGATGGCGTTGTAG
- a CDS encoding bifunctional aminoglycoside phosphotransferase/ATP-binding protein, giving the protein MTSSQLVASLQDPKCYSHPVSQVTVVETHISWVLLTGQYVYKIKKPVLFSFVDFSTLEKRRWFCEEEVRLNRRLAPQLYLGVVSITGSPSDPRMDGDGSPFEWAVKMKQFPPDQEFQYLLETGNLHESMVGQLAIDIGTFHVRIEPAGESLSYGELDRVWGPIAESFEGIPLAALPTRIQFCMKDIEEWTNQEWKRLRPKLRERKSSGQIRECHGDLHLGNIALFDGRICVFDSLEFKPELRWIDVISEVAFLVMDLESSKRVDLAYWFLNCYLEVTGDYAGMSVFRLYEVYRALVRAKVAGLRLAQVESGGPVQEEILNEIIRYVELAHRLMMPAPPMLILTHGVSGTGKTTVSTEVVKAMGAVRVRSDVERKRIHSKQCKVGAGPETSKRLYASDMTRVTYDRLWDLANTMLEAGYSVVVDATFLEGAQRQSFIRLAHERHVTILILDVWAPDEVLAERIASRAKQQTDASDATIGVMEEQKAKEEPLTQAEQDTTIRVDSTDLETFRSTIRSFIEQRRNSET; this is encoded by the coding sequence ATGACTTCTTCTCAGCTAGTCGCATCGTTGCAGGACCCGAAATGTTATTCACACCCTGTGAGTCAGGTTACGGTGGTGGAAACGCATATTTCGTGGGTATTGCTAACGGGTCAGTATGTCTACAAAATAAAAAAGCCGGTGTTGTTTTCGTTTGTTGATTTTTCGACACTTGAAAAACGGAGATGGTTTTGTGAAGAAGAGGTTCGTCTCAACAGACGGTTAGCCCCACAGCTTTATCTGGGGGTGGTCTCCATCACCGGGTCCCCTTCAGATCCTCGTATGGATGGCGACGGAAGCCCTTTTGAATGGGCCGTCAAAATGAAACAATTTCCTCCCGATCAGGAGTTTCAATATCTTCTTGAGACGGGCAACCTGCATGAATCTATGGTCGGTCAACTAGCCATAGATATTGGGACGTTTCATGTCCGGATTGAACCTGCAGGAGAGTCCCTTTCCTATGGAGAGCTGGATAGGGTATGGGGACCTATAGCAGAGTCCTTTGAGGGCATTCCTCTGGCAGCCCTCCCTACGCGGATTCAATTCTGTATGAAGGATATCGAGGAATGGACAAACCAGGAATGGAAACGATTGAGGCCAAAACTCAGAGAACGCAAATCTTCAGGGCAGATTCGAGAATGTCATGGGGATCTTCATTTAGGAAATATTGCGCTATTTGATGGCCGGATTTGTGTGTTTGATTCCTTAGAATTTAAACCAGAGTTGCGATGGATTGATGTCATCAGTGAAGTCGCGTTTTTGGTCATGGATCTAGAGAGCAGTAAACGAGTGGATTTGGCCTATTGGTTTTTAAACTGTTATCTGGAAGTGACTGGTGACTATGCCGGGATGAGTGTATTCAGGCTGTATGAGGTTTATCGGGCACTCGTTCGAGCTAAAGTGGCTGGCTTGCGTCTGGCTCAGGTCGAATCAGGAGGCCCGGTACAGGAGGAGATCCTTAACGAGATAATTAGATACGTGGAGTTGGCCCATCGATTGATGATGCCTGCTCCTCCAATGTTGATCTTGACGCATGGAGTATCCGGAACTGGGAAGACGACGGTCTCGACGGAAGTGGTGAAAGCTATGGGTGCCGTGCGCGTAAGATCCGATGTGGAACGGAAACGGATTCATTCCAAACAATGTAAGGTCGGCGCTGGTCCTGAAACATCAAAGAGGTTGTACGCGTCAGATATGACTCGTGTAACCTATGATCGGTTATGGGATCTTGCCAATACGATGTTAGAGGCAGGGTATTCTGTCGTTGTGGATGCTACATTCCTTGAGGGCGCACAAAGACAATCATTCATCCGACTCGCTCATGAACGACACGTGACCATTCTCATATTGGACGTTTGGGCGCCAGATGAAGTGTTGGCGGAGCGAATAGCAAGTCGGGCCAAGCAACAGACCGATGCCTCCGATGCAACGATTGGAGTCATGGAGGAGCAAAAGGCCAAAGAGGAGCCCTTAACCCAGGCCGAACAAGACACGACCATTCGCGTGGATTCGACCGATTTGGAAACGTTTAGATCTACGATAAGGAGCTTTATTGAACAACGAAGGAATAGTGAAACTTAA
- a CDS encoding TadE/TadG family type IV pilus assembly protein, with the protein MMTSLIQRGRNERGTASIELAFSLMIFLFVAFGIVEYGSIINERNALTQLAREGASLASRNLTTNQNMMDLLGSTDNALDFKNYPSKYHIYLAQITAGTVANNNPTCTVVEQGGLNGSGVAAPALPNCDLPQNLYDYLVYVPGTGATVQQFTVLKVYYEHDPITPLGALATQFGWGAGSVGNSVTLFSQAIF; encoded by the coding sequence ATGATGACATCATTGATACAGAGGGGGCGGAATGAACGGGGAACCGCTTCCATCGAACTCGCCTTTTCCCTCATGATTTTCCTCTTTGTCGCGTTTGGGATTGTTGAATATGGAAGCATTATCAACGAACGCAACGCACTCACTCAACTAGCCAGAGAGGGCGCAAGCTTAGCTTCACGAAACCTGACGACCAATCAGAACATGATGGATCTTCTGGGCTCCACCGACAATGCACTGGATTTCAAAAATTATCCATCCAAATATCATATTTACTTAGCCCAAATTACCGCCGGGACCGTCGCGAACAATAACCCTACCTGTACGGTCGTTGAACAAGGAGGCTTAAACGGCTCAGGCGTAGCGGCACCAGCGCTTCCGAATTGTGATTTGCCGCAAAATCTTTACGACTATTTGGTCTATGTTCCCGGCACCGGTGCAACAGTACAACAGTTTACTGTGTTAAAGGTCTATTATGAACATGACCCGATAACTCCTCTCGGGGCATTAGCGACGCAATTTGGATGGGGGGCGGGTTCTGTAGGGAATAGTGTGACCTTGTTTAGCCAAGCGATTTTTTGA